From one Streptomyces sp. ICC1 genomic stretch:
- the pruA gene encoding L-glutamate gamma-semialdehyde dehydrogenase, which yields MDAVTQVPVPVNEPIHSYAPGTPERARLETQLKQLSENPIDLPMTINGVKRMGGGERFDVVQPHDHASVLGTYANATQADAQEAVDAALAAAPAWRSMSFDDRAAIILRAAELLSGPWREKLAASTMLGQSKTAQQAEIDTPCELVDFWRFNVHFARQILAEQPAANSAGVWNRSDHRPLEGFVYAITPFNFTAIAGNLPTAPALMGNVVVWKPSPTQTHSAVLLMELLEEAGLPKGVINLVTGDGIAVSEVALNHPELAGIHFTGSTKTFQYLWKTVGNNIETYKSYPRLVGETGGKDFVVAHPSADRATLKTALTRGSFEYQGQKCSASSRAYVPASIWNDGFKEAFAAEVDGIAMGDVRDLANFIGAVIDERSFAKNKAAIDRAAADPTCEIVAGGTYDDSKGYFVRPTVIACTDPENEVFTTEYFGPILAIHVYDDAAADGFDTMLAQMESVSAYALTGSIIAGDRYAAADAMEKLRFAAGNFYINDKSTGAVVGQQPFGGGRASGTNDKAGAATNLQRWTSTRSIKETLVAPTEYGYPHMG from the coding sequence ATGGACGCTGTGACCCAGGTCCCCGTTCCCGTCAACGAGCCGATCCACTCGTACGCCCCCGGCACCCCGGAGCGCGCGCGCCTCGAAACGCAGCTGAAGCAGCTGTCCGAGAACCCGATCGACCTCCCGATGACGATCAACGGCGTCAAGCGGATGGGCGGCGGCGAGCGCTTCGACGTCGTGCAGCCGCACGACCACGCGTCGGTGCTCGGCACGTACGCGAACGCCACCCAGGCCGACGCGCAGGAGGCCGTCGACGCCGCCCTGGCCGCAGCCCCGGCCTGGCGCTCGATGTCCTTCGACGACCGCGCCGCGATCATCCTGCGCGCCGCCGAGCTGCTGTCCGGCCCGTGGCGCGAGAAGCTGGCCGCCTCCACGATGCTGGGCCAGTCCAAGACCGCGCAGCAGGCCGAGATCGACACCCCGTGCGAGCTCGTCGACTTCTGGCGCTTCAACGTCCACTTCGCCCGCCAGATCCTGGCCGAGCAGCCGGCCGCGAACTCCGCCGGCGTGTGGAACCGCAGCGACCACCGCCCGCTCGAGGGCTTCGTCTACGCGATCACGCCGTTCAACTTCACGGCCATCGCCGGCAACCTGCCGACCGCCCCCGCCCTCATGGGCAACGTGGTCGTGTGGAAGCCGTCCCCGACGCAGACCCACTCCGCGGTCCTCCTCATGGAGCTGCTGGAGGAGGCCGGCCTGCCGAAGGGCGTCATCAACCTGGTGACGGGCGACGGCATCGCGGTGTCGGAGGTGGCACTGAACCATCCCGAGCTGGCGGGCATCCACTTCACCGGCTCGACGAAGACCTTCCAGTACCTGTGGAAGACGGTCGGCAACAACATCGAGACGTACAAGTCCTACCCGCGCCTGGTCGGCGAGACCGGCGGCAAGGACTTCGTCGTCGCGCACCCGTCCGCGGACCGCGCGACCCTCAAGACCGCCCTGACCCGCGGCTCCTTCGAGTACCAGGGCCAGAAGTGCTCGGCGTCCTCCCGCGCCTACGTTCCGGCCTCGATCTGGAACGACGGCTTCAAGGAGGCCTTCGCGGCCGAGGTCGACGGCATCGCGATGGGCGACGTCCGCGACCTGGCGAACTTCATCGGCGCCGTCATCGACGAGCGGTCCTTTGCCAAGAACAAGGCCGCCATCGACCGGGCCGCCGCCGACCCGACCTGCGAGATCGTCGCGGGCGGCACGTACGACGACTCGAAGGGCTACTTCGTCCGCCCGACCGTCATCGCGTGCACCGACCCCGAGAACGAGGTCTTCACGACCGAGTACTTCGGCCCGATCCTGGCGATCCACGTCTACGACGACGCTGCCGCCGACGGGTTCGACACGATGCTCGCGCAGATGGAGTCCGTCTCGGCGTACGCGCTGACCGGCTCGATCATCGCCGGCGACCGCTACGCGGCCGCGGACGCGATGGAGAAGCTCCGCTTCGCGGCGGGCAACTTCTACATCAACGACAAGTCGACCGGCGCCGTCGTCGGCCAGCAGCCCTTCGGCGGCGGCCGCGCCTCGGGCACCAACGACAAGGCGGGCGCGGCGACCAACCTGCAGCGCTGGACCTCGACCCGCTCCATCAAGGAGACCCTGGTCGCGCCGACCGAGTACGGCTACCCCCACATGGGCTGA
- a CDS encoding proline dehydrogenase family protein, whose product MLGPAILAASRSDKMRRIVSAAPVTKPVVNRFIPGETVDQVIPIVEDLTAKGLEVTLDVVGEDITTVEQSHAARDAYLQLIEQLAHLGLGETVEMSVKLSMFGQALAGGHELALANVRPVVEAAAAIGTTVTLDAEDHTTLDSMFAIHEELRRDFPQTGCVIQAYLFRTEADARRLADAGSRVRIVKGAYKEPAEVAYQDKAEIDLAYVRIMRILMEGDGYPMIGSHDPRLIAIAQELARTAGRKLDEYEFQMLYGIRGEEHLRLAAEGHRMRVYTAYGTDWYGYFMRRLAEKPANLLFFLRSMITKN is encoded by the coding sequence GTGCTGGGTCCCGCGATCCTCGCCGCCTCGCGCAGCGACAAGATGCGCCGAATCGTCTCTGCCGCCCCGGTGACCAAGCCCGTGGTGAACCGGTTCATCCCCGGTGAGACGGTCGACCAGGTCATCCCGATCGTCGAGGACCTCACGGCCAAGGGCCTGGAGGTGACCCTCGACGTCGTCGGCGAGGACATCACCACCGTGGAGCAGTCCCACGCCGCGCGCGACGCGTACCTCCAGCTCATCGAGCAGCTCGCCCACCTGGGCCTCGGCGAGACCGTCGAGATGTCCGTGAAGCTGTCGATGTTCGGCCAGGCGCTCGCGGGCGGCCACGAGCTCGCCCTCGCCAACGTCCGCCCGGTCGTCGAGGCCGCCGCCGCCATCGGCACCACCGTCACCCTGGACGCCGAGGACCACACCACCCTCGACTCGATGTTCGCCATCCACGAGGAGCTGCGCCGCGACTTCCCGCAGACCGGCTGCGTGATCCAGGCGTACCTCTTCCGCACCGAGGCCGACGCCCGCCGGCTGGCCGACGCCGGCAGCCGCGTACGGATCGTCAAGGGCGCCTACAAGGAGCCCGCCGAGGTCGCCTACCAGGACAAGGCCGAGATCGACCTGGCCTACGTCCGCATCATGCGGATCCTGATGGAGGGCGACGGCTACCCGATGATCGGGTCCCACGACCCGCGCCTGATCGCCATCGCCCAGGAGCTCGCCCGCACGGCGGGCCGCAAGCTCGACGAGTACGAGTTCCAGATGCTCTACGGCATCCGCGGCGAGGAGCACCTGCGGCTGGCCGCCGAGGGCCACCGGATGCGCGTCTACACGGCGTACGGGACCGACTGGTACGGCTACTTCATGCGGCGCCTCGCGGAGAAGCCGGCGAACCTCCTCTTCTTCCTCCGCTCGATGATCACCAAGAACTAG